The proteins below come from a single Solidesulfovibrio sp. genomic window:
- a CDS encoding sigma 54-interacting transcriptional regulator — translation MALPRDIPCEAIMESLADGVFTVDTEFTITFFNRAAGAIAGIAPAEALGRKCWEVFHSSLCDGACALGACIRDDATLSEKTIFIVRPDGCKVTVSISAAPLRDATGRIVGGVETFRDISDLDRLRKELQGVRTLEDIVTRNREMARYLDLLPPIAQSGATVLLLGESGTGKELFARALHNLSPRAAGPFVAVNCGAIPAELLESELFGHVRGAFTDAKADRKGRFALAAGGTLFLDEIGELPLALQVKLLRVLQERVYEPLGSDASVAADVRIVAATNRDLEALARTGEFRRDLFYRLGVARLALPPLRQRPEDIPLLVTTFIERVNLLRGTSVSGLTEAALRRLLRHDYPGNVRELQNILEYASILCPSGRIGPEHLPDYLRPAPAPASPDADTPRTMRAAKYAAAQAALARHGGKTMAACRELGVTKDTLRRIMELGPGE, via the coding sequence ATGGCCCTGCCCCGCGACATCCCCTGCGAAGCGATCATGGAATCCCTGGCCGACGGTGTGTTCACCGTGGACACGGAGTTCACCATCACCTTTTTCAACCGCGCCGCCGGGGCCATCGCCGGCATCGCCCCGGCCGAGGCGCTCGGGCGCAAATGCTGGGAAGTCTTCCATTCGAGCCTGTGCGACGGCGCCTGCGCCTTGGGCGCCTGCATCCGCGACGACGCCACGCTCTCGGAAAAAACCATCTTCATCGTGCGCCCCGACGGATGCAAGGTCACGGTCAGCATCAGCGCCGCCCCCCTTCGCGACGCCACCGGCCGCATCGTCGGCGGCGTGGAGACCTTCCGCGACATCTCCGACCTCGACAGGCTGCGCAAGGAACTCCAGGGCGTGCGCACCCTGGAGGATATCGTCACCCGCAACCGGGAAATGGCCCGCTACCTGGACCTGCTGCCGCCCATCGCCCAAAGCGGGGCCACGGTGCTGCTTCTCGGCGAATCCGGCACCGGCAAGGAACTCTTCGCCCGGGCCCTGCACAACCTGAGCCCCCGGGCGGCCGGCCCCTTCGTTGCCGTCAACTGCGGCGCCATCCCGGCCGAACTGCTCGAATCGGAACTGTTCGGCCACGTGCGCGGCGCCTTCACCGACGCCAAGGCCGACCGCAAGGGCCGCTTCGCCCTGGCGGCCGGCGGCACGCTCTTCCTCGACGAGATCGGCGAACTGCCCCTGGCGCTCCAGGTCAAGCTCCTGCGCGTGCTCCAGGAACGCGTCTACGAGCCGCTGGGCTCGGACGCCTCCGTGGCCGCCGACGTGCGCATCGTGGCCGCCACCAACCGCGACCTGGAAGCCCTGGCCCGCACCGGGGAATTCCGCCGCGACCTGTTCTACCGCCTGGGCGTCGCCCGGCTGGCCCTGCCGCCGCTGCGCCAGCGGCCGGAAGACATCCCCCTGCTCGTGACCACCTTCATCGAACGCGTCAACCTCCTGCGCGGCACCAGCGTCTCCGGGCTCACCGAGGCGGCCCTGCGCCGGCTGCTGCGCCACGACTATCCCGGCAACGTCCGCGAACTGCAAAACATCCTGGAATACGCCAGCATCCTGTGCCCCAGCGGCCGCATCGGCCCCGAACACCTGCCCGACTACCTGCGCCCCGCCCCCGCTCCCGCAAGCCCCGACGCCGACACCCCCCGCACCATGCGCGCCGCCAAATACGCCGCGGCCCAGGCCGCCCTGGCCAGGCACGGCGGGAAAACCATGGCCGCCTGCCGCGAACTGGGCGTGACCAAGGATACGTTGCGCCGGATCATGGAGCTTGGACCAGGGGAATAA